One window from the genome of Poecilia reticulata strain Guanapo linkage group LG9, Guppy_female_1.0+MT, whole genome shotgun sequence encodes:
- the ypel1 gene encoding protein yippee-like 1, translating to MVKMTKSKTFQAYLPSCHRTYSCIHCRAHLANHDELISKSFQGSQGRAYLFNSVVNVGCGPAEERVLLTGLHAVADIYCENCKTTLGWKYEHAFESSQKYKEGKFIIELAHMIKDNGWE from the exons ATGGTGAAGATGACCAAGTCGAAGACCTTCCAGGCCTACCTGCCATCCTGCCACCGCACATACAGCTGCATCCACTGCCGAGCGCACCTGGCCAACCACGACGAGCTCATCTCAAAG tcATTTCAAGGCAGTCAAGGAAGAGCCTACCTGTTTAATTCAGT GGTGAATGTGGGCTGCGGGCCAGCGGAGGAGCGGGTTCTCCTCACAGGTTTACATGCTGTGGCTGATATCTACtgtgaaaactgtaaaaccaCCCTGGGCTGGAAATAC gaaCATGCGTTTGAGAGCAGTCAAAAATACAAAGAGGGAAAGTTCATCATCGAGCTGGCTCACATGATCAAGGACAACGGATGGGAGTGA